The Sesamum indicum cultivar Zhongzhi No. 13 linkage group LG6, S_indicum_v1.0, whole genome shotgun sequence genome has a segment encoding these proteins:
- the LOC105164147 gene encoding ethylene-responsive transcription factor ERF026, which produces MADSPHHPNMSRQDPPHPNQQPFTSPPPPPPPLPPPPAPPPPPSRDQSSHLQPTITSEELPSPKKVKKSSTSSSGSPSRPAAGKHPLYRGIRSRSGKWVSEIREPKKTTRIWLGTYPSPEMAAAAYDVAALALKGGDTLLNFPDRVGTYPVPASPSPTDIRRAAASAAALMKPESSGEAAADGGQQGHDESVSNEETLTSGHEFIDEEALFHMPNLLMDMAEGMLVSPPRMASPPSDDSPDNSDAENLWSYF; this is translated from the coding sequence atgGCTGACTCTCCACATCATCCTAACATGAGTAGACAAGACCCTCCACACCCTAACCAGCAACCTTTTACCTCTCCTCCTCCACCGCCACCACCACTTCCGCCGCCCCCGGcacctccacctcctcctTCGAGGGATCAATCTTCACATCTGCAACCAACCATTACAAGTGAAGAACTACCATCTCCCAAGAAGGTCAAGAAAAGCTCCACCTCTTCTAGCGGGTCTCCCAGCCGCCCTGCAGCCGGAAAACACCCGTTATACCGCGGTATAAGGAGTCGCAGTGGAAAATGGGTGTCCGAGATTCGGGAGCCCAAAAAGACTACCCGTATATGGCTCGGCACCTATCCTTCACCGGAGATGGCTGCTGCCGCCTACGATGTGGCGGCGCTGGCCCTCAAAGGTGGTGACACATTATTGAATTTCCCGGATCGTGTTGGCACGTATCCGGTTCCGGCTTCTCCTTCTCCAACGGATATTCGGCGAGCAGCCGCCAGCGCGGCCGCGTTGATGAAACCTGAGAGCAGCGGTGAGGCGGCGGCAGATGGTGGGCAGCAGGGGCATGACGAATCTGTTTCTAATGAAGAAACGTTGACTAGTGGGCATGAGTTTATAGACGAGGAGGCACTGTTTCACATGCCCAATTTGCTGATGGACATGGCGGAGGGAATGCTCGTCAGCCCGCCGAGGATGGCGTCGCCGCCGTCGGACGACTCGCCGGACAACTCCGATGCTGAAAATCTATGGAGCTACTTCTGA